The Pseudophaeobacter arcticus DSM 23566 genome includes a region encoding these proteins:
- the ilvD gene encoding dihydroxy-acid dehydratase — translation MPMYRSRTSTHGRNMAGARGLWRATGMQDDDFGKPIIAIVNSFTQFVPGHVHLKDLGQMVAREVEAAGGVAKEFNTIAVDDGIAMGHDGMLYSLPSREVIADSVEYMVNAHCADAMVCISNCDKITPGMMMAAMRLNIPVIFVSGGPMEAGKIDIESLDAKKVDLVDAMVAAASDTLTDAEVQHIEENACPTCGSCSGMFTANSMNCLAEALGLALPGNGSTLATHADRKHLFLEAGRKIVEITKRHYEGNEPGLLPREIATFEAFENAMSLDIAMGGSTNTVLHLLAIAHEGEIKFTMDDIDRLSRQVPCLCKVAPNIENVHMEDVHRAGGIFSILGELSRAGLLHNDCSTVHSASMGEAIAKWDIKVANNPEAEQLFKAAPGGVRTTQAFSTENRYKEVDVDREGGVIRSKEHAFSQDGGLAVLFGNIALDGCIVKTAGVDASILKFTGSAYVCESQDQAVSDILTGKVKAGDVVVIRYEGPRGGPGMQEMLYPTSYLKSKGLGKDCALLTDGRFSGGTSGLSIGHASPEAAEGGAIGLVEMGDKIEIDIPNRTIHLAISDEVLATRRAAQDAAGWKPAKPRKRKVSKALKAYAMLATSAAKGAVRELPEDYDG, via the coding sequence ATGCCAATGTACCGATCCAGAACTTCCACCCATGGCCGCAACATGGCAGGCGCCCGCGGCTTGTGGCGCGCCACCGGCATGCAGGACGATGATTTCGGCAAACCGATCATCGCCATCGTCAATTCTTTCACCCAGTTTGTGCCCGGCCACGTGCACCTCAAGGATCTGGGCCAGATGGTCGCCCGCGAAGTCGAAGCCGCCGGGGGCGTTGCCAAGGAATTCAACACCATTGCGGTGGATGACGGTATCGCCATGGGGCATGATGGCATGCTCTATTCGCTGCCTTCGCGCGAAGTGATCGCCGATAGCGTCGAATATATGGTCAACGCTCATTGCGCCGACGCCATGGTCTGCATCTCCAACTGCGACAAGATCACTCCGGGAATGATGATGGCCGCCATGCGCCTGAACATCCCGGTGATCTTTGTCTCTGGCGGCCCGATGGAGGCCGGCAAGATCGATATCGAATCGCTGGATGCAAAAAAGGTCGATCTGGTCGATGCCATGGTTGCCGCCGCCAGCGATACGCTGACCGACGCCGAAGTACAGCATATCGAAGAAAACGCCTGCCCCACCTGCGGGTCGTGTTCTGGCATGTTCACCGCCAACTCGATGAACTGCCTGGCCGAGGCCTTGGGCCTGGCGCTGCCCGGCAATGGCTCCACCCTGGCCACGCACGCAGACCGCAAACACCTGTTCCTCGAGGCCGGCCGCAAGATCGTCGAGATCACCAAGCGTCACTATGAAGGCAACGAGCCTGGCCTGCTGCCCCGCGAGATCGCCACGTTTGAGGCGTTCGAGAACGCCATGAGCCTGGATATCGCCATGGGCGGCTCGACCAATACGGTTTTGCACCTGTTGGCGATCGCCCATGAGGGTGAGATCAAGTTCACCATGGATGACATAGACCGGCTTAGCCGCCAGGTGCCCTGCCTGTGCAAAGTCGCGCCCAATATCGAGAACGTGCATATGGAAGATGTGCACCGCGCCGGTGGCATTTTCTCTATCCTGGGGGAGCTTTCCCGCGCCGGTCTGCTGCATAATGACTGCAGCACCGTGCATTCGGCCTCGATGGGCGAAGCCATTGCCAAATGGGACATCAAGGTTGCCAACAATCCCGAGGCCGAGCAGCTGTTCAAGGCCGCCCCCGGCGGGGTGCGCACCACTCAGGCGTTTTCCACCGAGAACCGCTACAAAGAGGTCGACGTAGACCGCGAAGGCGGCGTGATCCGCTCCAAGGAACATGCCTTTAGCCAGGATGGCGGCCTTGCGGTGCTGTTTGGCAATATCGCCCTGGATGGCTGCATCGTAAAAACCGCTGGTGTTGACGCCTCGATCCTGAAATTCACCGGCTCCGCCTATGTCTGCGAAAGCCAGGATCAGGCCGTGAGTGATATCCTCACCGGCAAGGTCAAGGCCGGCGATGTCGTGGTGATCCGCTATGAAGGTCCACGGGGTGGCCCGGGGATGCAAGAAATGCTCTACCCAACCTCCTACCTGAAATCCAAGGGCCTGGGCAAAGACTGCGCCCTGCTGACCGATGGTCGTTTCTCCGGCGGCACCTCCGGGTTGTCGATTGGCCATGCCTCGCCTGAAGCCGCTGAAGGTGGCGCCATTGGTCTGGTTGAGATGGGCGACAAGATCGAGATCGATATCCCCAACCGCACCATCCATCTGGCGATCTCGGATGAGGTTCTGGCGACACGCCGCGCAGCGCAGGACGCCGCTGGCTGGAAACCCGCCAAACCGCGCAAGCGTAAGGTCTCCAAGGCGCTGAAGGCCTATGCAATGCTGGCAACCTCCGCCGCCAAAGGCGCCGTGCGCGAGCTGCCGGAAGACTACGACGGCTGA
- a CDS encoding sulfotransferase family protein, which produces MGFPGTWMTETESVIYRVVPKCACSTIGQILYYSDHGAFFDGDIHDAQAGLHKWALDHSQGPITRNVRGQRTYAFTCVRNPYTRVLSSFFDKICGIQRNGKRYRGNLVPKLINEYGIEVGGDDGKQEFDQIQSFRRFLLFVRDSIRFRRPMDPDIHWSAMSGHVSTFIWNGGRYNKIFWTEDFNGGMQEVLDAIETPHAVDLANIPRFNESEGHGPKRAHPVEDYFDDLSMHLIYEIYKRDFELFKYDFEDPSNKMPIGEIDLDEVHAKLGE; this is translated from the coding sequence ATGGGATTTCCGGGCACTTGGATGACCGAAACCGAGAGCGTCATTTATCGCGTGGTGCCCAAATGCGCCTGCTCGACCATTGGCCAAATTCTCTACTATTCGGATCATGGCGCATTTTTTGATGGCGATATCCATGATGCGCAGGCGGGGCTGCACAAATGGGCGCTGGACCACAGCCAGGGGCCGATCACGCGCAATGTGCGTGGTCAGCGCACCTATGCCTTCACCTGTGTGCGCAACCCCTATACCCGGGTGCTCAGCTCGTTTTTTGACAAGATCTGCGGTATCCAGCGCAATGGAAAACGCTATCGCGGCAATCTGGTGCCCAAACTGATAAATGAATATGGCATCGAAGTCGGGGGCGATGACGGCAAGCAGGAGTTCGACCAGATCCAGAGCTTCCGCCGGTTTTTGCTGTTTGTGCGCGACAGCATTCGGTTCCGCCGCCCGATGGATCCCGATATCCACTGGTCAGCGATGTCCGGCCATGTCTCGACCTTCATTTGGAATGGCGGTCGCTACAATAAGATCTTCTGGACCGAGGATTTCAACGGTGGCATGCAGGAGGTGCTGGACGCCATCGAGACGCCCCATGCCGTCGATCTGGCCAATATTCCGCGCTTTAATGAGAGCGAAGGCCATGGCCCCAAACGGGCACATCCGGTTGAGGACTATTTTGACGATCTGTCGATGCATCTGATCTACGAGATCTACAAACGTGATTTTGAACTGTTCAAATACGATTTTGAAGACCCGTCCAACAAGATGCCCATTGGGGAAATTGATCTGGACGAGGTACACGCCAAACTCGGCGAATAA
- a CDS encoding DUF5928 domain-containing protein, with product MAKIAYILLCHKDPEAIIQQAEQLTAVGDYMSIHFDRRANPEDYASIQKALADNPNVCFAKTRIKCGWGEWSLVQATLHALRSAVEEFPRATHFYMLSGDCMAIKTAEYAHDFLDRHDCDFVESFDFFDSDWIKTGMKEERLTYRHFFNERTNKTLFYASVNLQKKLGLKREIPSDVQVQIGSQWWCLRRRTVEALFDLLAQRKDIIRFFQTTWIPDETFFQTLVRHLVPGSEIDSRTLTFLMFTDYGMPVNFYNDHYDLLLSQDFLFARKISPDAKELKLRLGRLYAAQGVSFQISNEGRSLYKFLVKRGRIGRRFATRFWEKESTLGRERELMIVVCKKWHVAKRLIEQLRKSTNIPAIEYLFHEEGTPLPDLGGIQASLNKRTRHRRALMRMLFEYFDTDRLVICMDPSALELMNDFNSDRSTTRTLQIECDFTDDYLIGHAHRVGLAGERTPQQTLERLLPTIRNDIVYESDRIRDSGHSNYTIIRESDSAEENADRLAQFFSLPFETAKELAETPHLFAD from the coding sequence ATGGCAAAAATTGCGTATATACTGCTCTGCCACAAGGATCCAGAAGCGATCATCCAGCAGGCTGAACAGCTGACTGCGGTTGGCGACTACATGTCCATCCACTTTGACCGCCGCGCCAATCCGGAAGATTACGCCAGCATTCAAAAGGCATTGGCAGACAATCCAAACGTCTGCTTTGCCAAGACACGCATCAAATGTGGCTGGGGGGAATGGTCCCTGGTGCAGGCCACGCTGCACGCGCTGCGCAGCGCCGTCGAAGAATTCCCGCGTGCCACTCATTTTTACATGCTGTCCGGCGACTGCATGGCGATCAAGACCGCTGAATACGCCCATGACTTCCTGGATCGTCACGACTGTGATTTTGTCGAAAGCTTTGATTTTTTTGACAGCGACTGGATCAAGACCGGCATGAAAGAAGAACGGCTGACCTATCGCCATTTCTTTAATGAACGCACCAATAAGACCCTGTTCTATGCCAGCGTGAACCTACAAAAGAAGTTGGGGTTAAAGCGGGAAATTCCCAGCGATGTCCAGGTGCAGATTGGCAGCCAATGGTGGTGCCTGCGCCGCCGTACGGTCGAAGCGCTCTTTGACCTACTCGCGCAGCGCAAAGACATCATCCGCTTTTTCCAGACCACCTGGATCCCAGATGAGACCTTTTTTCAAACCCTGGTGCGCCACCTGGTTCCCGGCTCCGAGATTGACAGCCGCACCCTGACCTTCTTGATGTTCACGGACTATGGCATGCCGGTGAATTTCTACAATGATCACTATGATCTTCTGCTTAGCCAGGACTTTCTCTTTGCCCGTAAAATCAGCCCGGATGCCAAAGAGCTAAAACTGCGCCTGGGGCGCCTTTATGCAGCCCAGGGCGTGAGCTTCCAAATCTCAAACGAAGGGCGCAGCCTTTATAAATTCCTGGTGAAACGCGGTCGTATTGGTCGGCGCTTTGCCACCCGGTTCTGGGAGAAGGAAAGCACGCTTGGGCGCGAACGTGAACTGATGATCGTGGTCTGCAAAAAATGGCACGTTGCCAAGCGCCTGATCGAACAGCTGCGCAAAAGCACCAATATCCCCGCCATTGAATATCTGTTCCACGAAGAAGGCACACCGCTGCCAGATCTCGGCGGCATTCAGGCCTCGCTGAATAAGCGCACCCGTCACCGACGGGCGCTGATGCGGATGCTGTTTGAATATTTTGACACCGACCGGCTGGTCATCTGCATGGACCCTTCCGCCTTGGAGTTGATGAATGACTTCAACTCGGACCGCTCAACCACCCGCACGTTGCAGATCGAATGCGATTTCACAGATGACTATCTGATTGGCCATGCTCACCGGGTCGGACTTGCCGGGGAGCGCACGCCGCAGCAGACGCTGGAACGACTGCTGCCAACCATCCGCAATGATATTGTCTACGAATCTGACCGCATTCGTGATTCCGGCCATTCCAACTACACGATCATCCGCGAATCCGACAGCGCCGAAGAAAATGCCGACCGGCTGGCCCAATTCTTCAGCCTGCCCTTTGAAACGGCCAAGGAACTGGCCGAAACACCACATCTCTTTGCCGATTAG
- a CDS encoding DUF1523 family protein codes for MAYIKWGFLVTVWSAFAAFLHYTLPQYDVVRIVSTYEERQELDNWKRIFWSTPDNPSQAAITRDVQFIQSFRPNGDAIVYRNEDTGWHWPPYFKFDTANLYTEANDAISTKDDPEWVVVLHYGWRSVFLSTFPNAISITPVSGPDDKPVNWFNIIFLTVLAALFWAIYVRWRRFRRDRIDPVLEDVEDGFYAAGDAISERRGRLRRWFSNLKG; via the coding sequence ATGGCCTATATCAAATGGGGATTTTTGGTCACGGTCTGGTCCGCTTTTGCGGCCTTCCTGCACTATACCCTGCCACAATATGATGTGGTGCGGATCGTCAGCACCTATGAGGAACGTCAGGAGCTGGACAACTGGAAGCGGATCTTCTGGTCAACCCCGGACAATCCGTCACAGGCCGCGATCACGCGGGATGTGCAGTTCATTCAGTCCTTCCGCCCCAATGGCGATGCGATTGTTTACCGCAACGAGGACACCGGCTGGCATTGGCCCCCCTATTTTAAGTTTGATACCGCCAATCTTTATACCGAAGCCAATGACGCGATCTCGACCAAGGATGACCCGGAATGGGTTGTGGTGTTGCATTACGGCTGGCGCAGCGTGTTTTTGTCCACCTTTCCCAATGCGATCTCAATCACGCCGGTTTCCGGTCCTGATGACAAGCCGGTCAACTGGTTCAATATCATCTTCCTGACCGTGCTGGCGGCGCTGTTCTGGGCCATCTATGTGCGCTGGCGCCGGTTTCGCCGCGACCGGATTGATCCGGTGCTAGAGGATGTCGAAGACGGGTTCTATGCGGCGGGAGACGCCATTTCAGAACGGCGCGGGCGGCTGCGGCGGTGGTTTTCCAACCTCAAGGGATGA
- a CDS encoding NAD(P)-dependent oxidoreductase, producing the protein MKLLIIGATGMIGSRLVAEAESRGHTVVAASRKGSAVGNAQPLSLEVTDVEAVVAAAQTVDLVITAVSPRSSGNAMDDALGYGGALIEAASQIGKRLMVVGGAGTLNLPDGTPVADVVPEPYRDEAKAMRAMFEMLAQSTADFTFMAPAGVIEPGERTGVFRLGQREFLTDDEGNSRISAEDYAVAFMDEVETPKHPRQVFTAAY; encoded by the coding sequence ATGAAACTCCTGATCATTGGGGCCACGGGCATGATTGGCAGCCGCCTGGTTGCAGAGGCAGAATCGCGGGGTCACACAGTTGTGGCAGCTTCGCGCAAGGGGAGCGCTGTGGGCAATGCCCAGCCCCTGTCATTGGAGGTGACCGATGTGGAGGCCGTGGTTGCCGCCGCCCAGACTGTGGATCTGGTGATCACCGCAGTGAGTCCGCGTAGCAGCGGCAACGCGATGGACGATGCCCTTGGGTATGGTGGCGCGCTGATCGAGGCGGCCTCACAGATTGGCAAGCGCTTGATGGTTGTTGGGGGCGCCGGAACCCTGAACCTGCCAGACGGCACGCCGGTCGCAGATGTTGTGCCGGAGCCGTACCGGGATGAGGCCAAAGCTATGCGTGCCATGTTTGAAATGCTGGCACAGAGCACAGCCGATTTTACCTTCATGGCGCCGGCCGGGGTGATTGAACCGGGTGAGCGGACTGGTGTGTTCCGGCTGGGGCAACGTGAGTTTCTGACGGATGATGAGGGCAACAGTCGGATCAGCGCCGAGGACTACGCCGTGGCATTTATGGATGAGGTCGAGACGCCAAAACACCCGCGTCAGGTTTTTACCGCCGCCTACTGA
- a CDS encoding winged helix-turn-helix transcriptional regulator gives MGAKRKLDYDCPIRDVLDRVGDAWTVLTILELSKGPCRFNALKRVIDGISQRMLAVTLRNLERDGLVNRRVLPTAPPQVEYTLTARGLSLHQAIGALNDWAVDHQPGIRADRLRYDQRPTLV, from the coding sequence ATGGGAGCAAAGCGCAAACTCGACTACGACTGCCCAATCCGCGATGTGCTGGACCGGGTTGGCGATGCCTGGACGGTTCTGACCATTCTGGAGCTTTCCAAAGGTCCCTGCCGTTTTAATGCTCTGAAGCGCGTGATCGACGGTATTTCACAACGTATGCTGGCGGTGACCCTGCGAAATCTGGAGCGCGACGGGCTGGTCAACCGCAGGGTTCTGCCCACCGCCCCACCGCAGGTGGAATATACACTCACCGCGCGCGGGCTGTCTTTGCATCAGGCGATAGGTGCGCTGAATGACTGGGCTGTGGATCATCAACCCGGCATACGCGCCGACCGGCTCCGCTATGACCAGCGCCCCACCCTTGTGTAA
- the pssA gene encoding CDP-diacylglycerol--serine O-phosphatidyltransferase codes for MDEPHDKRLTEFALIQLLPNIMTVGAICAGLSAIRFGVQGNYVLAVQLILLAALLDGLDGRLARALGSDSKMGAELDSLADFLNFGVAAPLVIYFWALQDMSNAGWISVLVFSVCCVVRLARFNVATKSEEVSDVASGYFVGIPSPAGALLAMLPMFISFAFDAGTGFPKLLICLHMVVIGLLMISRIPTWSPKMVRISRENVKYFLVACAFAGAAVLTYAWTTMVVLCLSYVVLVIWGLLKRSSPA; via the coding sequence ATGGATGAACCCCACGACAAAAGACTGACCGAGTTTGCGCTGATCCAGCTCTTGCCCAATATCATGACGGTTGGCGCAATCTGCGCCGGGCTTTCGGCTATTCGTTTTGGGGTGCAGGGCAACTATGTGCTGGCGGTACAGCTGATACTCCTGGCGGCCCTTCTGGACGGGCTGGACGGGCGCCTGGCCCGGGCTCTGGGCAGCGACAGCAAGATGGGGGCCGAGCTGGATTCACTGGCGGATTTCCTCAACTTTGGTGTTGCCGCGCCGCTGGTGATCTATTTCTGGGCGCTTCAGGACATGAGCAACGCTGGCTGGATCTCGGTGCTGGTGTTTTCCGTCTGCTGCGTGGTGCGGCTGGCCAGGTTCAATGTGGCCACCAAATCCGAAGAGGTCAGCGACGTGGCCAGTGGATATTTTGTTGGTATTCCCTCGCCTGCCGGAGCGCTTCTGGCGATGTTGCCGATGTTCATTTCCTTTGCCTTTGATGCCGGCACAGGATTCCCCAAGCTTCTGATCTGTTTACATATGGTGGTGATTGGTTTGCTGATGATCAGCCGCATTCCAACCTGGTCGCCCAAGATGGTGCGCATCTCACGCGAAAATGTGAAGTATTTTCTGGTCGCCTGCGCCTTTGCCGGTGCTGCGGTTTTGACCTATGCTTGGACGACAATGGTTGTTCTCTGTCTCAGCTATGTTGTGCTGGTGATCTGGGGATTGCTGAAACGATCCTCGCCGGCATAG
- a CDS encoding aminopeptidase P family protein, producing the protein MTARPDMYRFHNGEKAPLQFAVSEYEARIAGLRKIMIDKGVSAAVFTSMHNISYYSGFTYCAFGRPYGLVVTATEAVTISAGIDAGQPWRRSFCDNITYTDWQRDNFWRAIKSVSGDGGVVGYESDHLTLLQKGKLEGFLNPSKLVDLYEPTMVQRMGKSDAELEMIRAGAAVADVGGFAIRDAVKEGAREIDVAMAGRDAMELEIAKRFPDAEYRDSWVWFQSGINTDGAHNPVTARRLQRGDILSLNTFPMISGYYTALERTMFVGDVDAESLKIWEANVAAHEYGISLLKPGASCAEITHKINAFFAERDLLQYRTFGYGHSFGVLSHYYGREAGLELREDNDTVLEPGMVISMEPMLTLAEGQPGAGGYREHDILIIHEEGNENITKYPYGPAFNVVG; encoded by the coding sequence ATGACTGCACGTCCTGACATGTATCGTTTTCACAATGGTGAAAAAGCCCCGCTGCAATTTGCGGTGTCTGAATATGAGGCCCGCATCGCAGGCCTGCGCAAAATCATGATCGACAAAGGGGTGAGCGCTGCCGTTTTCACCTCGATGCATAACATTTCCTACTATTCCGGGTTTACCTACTGCGCCTTTGGTCGCCCCTATGGGCTGGTTGTGACTGCAACCGAAGCCGTGACCATCTCGGCCGGTATTGACGCGGGCCAGCCCTGGCGTCGGTCGTTCTGCGATAACATCACCTATACCGACTGGCAGCGCGACAATTTCTGGCGGGCGATCAAATCGGTCTCGGGAGATGGGGGTGTTGTTGGCTATGAGAGCGACCACCTGACCCTGCTGCAAAAGGGCAAGCTGGAAGGCTTTCTGAACCCGTCGAAGCTGGTGGATCTGTATGAACCCACCATGGTGCAGCGCATGGGTAAATCCGATGCCGAGCTGGAGATGATCCGCGCTGGGGCTGCCGTGGCCGATGTCGGCGGCTTTGCCATTCGTGATGCGGTGAAGGAAGGCGCGCGCGAGATTGATGTGGCGATGGCCGGGCGCGATGCGATGGAGCTGGAGATTGCCAAGCGGTTTCCGGATGCGGAATACCGTGACAGCTGGGTCTGGTTCCAATCGGGGATCAATACCGACGGGGCCCATAACCCGGTGACAGCGCGCCGTCTGCAGCGCGGTGATATCCTGTCGCTGAATACCTTTCCGATGATTTCCGGCTACTACACGGCGCTGGAACGCACCATGTTTGTGGGCGATGTGGACGCCGAAAGCCTGAAGATCTGGGAGGCCAATGTGGCGGCCCATGAATATGGTATCTCATTGCTGAAACCCGGCGCCAGCTGTGCGGAGATCACCCATAAGATCAACGCCTTCTTTGCAGAGCGCGATTTGCTGCAATATCGCACCTTTGGCTATGGCCACTCCTTTGGGGTGCTGTCGCATTATTATGGGCGCGAAGCAGGTCTGGAACTGCGTGAAGACAACGACACGGTGTTGGAGCCCGGGATGGTCATCTCGATGGAGCCGATGCTGACCCTGGCCGAAGGGCAGCCCGGCGCCGGTGGCTATCGTGAGCATGATATTTTGATCATCCACGAGGAGGGCAATGAGAATATCACCAAATATCCCTATGGGCCTGCATTCAACGTTGTTGGGTGA
- a CDS encoding alpha/beta hydrolase, with amino-acid sequence MELDDAYANGAHIAGADKFPPRWAASAEDFRNSLHERARLNLPYGDGARHRFDLFMPKAAPKGVLIFVHGGYWLAFDKNSWSHLAVGALAQGWAVAMPSYDLCPEVRIADITQQVARAVVRIAEEVPEVPISLAGHSAGGHLVARMLDPKVIPLAVGARLKVVVPISPLADLLPLLRTSMNEKFQMDCDMAKAESPVEMQDRYQTEVTVWVGAEERPAFLDQAQWLADAWHADHVIAFGKHHFNVVDPLADPESDLVRLLTS; translated from the coding sequence ATGGAACTGGATGATGCCTATGCAAATGGGGCTCACATTGCGGGCGCCGATAAATTTCCGCCGCGCTGGGCAGCCTCGGCTGAGGATTTCCGCAACAGCCTGCATGAGCGGGCGCGTCTGAATCTGCCCTATGGTGACGGAGCGCGGCATCGCTTTGATCTCTTCATGCCCAAAGCGGCGCCAAAGGGGGTGCTGATCTTTGTGCATGGCGGCTATTGGCTGGCCTTTGACAAAAACTCCTGGTCGCATCTGGCAGTGGGCGCATTGGCGCAGGGCTGGGCGGTGGCGATGCCCTCTTACGATCTGTGCCCAGAGGTGCGGATCGCGGATATCACACAGCAGGTGGCCAGGGCGGTGGTGCGGATCGCTGAGGAGGTGCCAGAGGTGCCAATCTCGCTTGCGGGGCATTCAGCGGGAGGCCATCTGGTGGCCCGGATGCTGGATCCAAAGGTGATCCCGCTTGCGGTTGGTGCGCGTTTGAAGGTTGTGGTGCCGATTTCGCCTCTGGCGGATCTGCTGCCGCTGCTGCGCACCTCGATGAACGAAAAGTTCCAGATGGACTGCGATATGGCCAAGGCCGAAAGCCCGGTGGAAATGCAGGACCGCTACCAGACCGAGGTAACGGTTTGGGTCGGAGCAGAGGAGCGGCCAGCTTTTCTTGATCAGGCGCAGTGGCTGGCAGATGCCTGGCACGCGGATCACGTGATTGCCTTTGGCAAACACCATTTTAATGTCGTGGACCCCCTGGCAGACCCCGAGAGCGATCTGGTTCGGTTGCTGACGAGTTAG
- a CDS encoding NAD-dependent succinate-semialdehyde dehydrogenase: protein MLQTTTALKSLLSDPTLLETRAYIGGKFVDGEGTFDVTNPARGDVIAQVADVSRAQVAGAIAQADVAQKEWAKWTGKERAAVLRRWFDLMMANQEDLAVILTAEMGKPLAEARGEIAYGASFIEFFAEEAKRIYGETIPGHQRDKRITVLKQPIGVAASITPWNFPNAMITRKAGPALAAGCAFVARPAELTPLSATALAVLADRAGIPAGVFSVVPSSNASEIGKEFCDNNTVRKLTFTGSTQVGRILMRQAADTVTKCSMELGGNAPFIVFDDADLDAAVEGAILCKFRNNGQTCVCANRIYVQAGVYDAFAAKLKEAVAKMKVGDGLEDGTVFGPLINAKAITKVQDHIADATAKGAKVILGGTPSELGGTFFPPTIVTGATREMAFATDETFGPLAPLFKFENEDEVIEMANDTIFGLASYFYAKDLSRVYKVAEALEYGIVGVNTGLISTEVAPFGGVKQSGLGREGSHHGIEDYLEMKYICMAV from the coding sequence ATGCTACAAACAACCACCGCGCTGAAATCTCTGTTGAGCGACCCAACCCTGTTGGAAACCCGCGCCTATATCGGCGGGAAGTTTGTCGATGGGGAGGGCACTTTTGATGTAACCAACCCGGCGCGTGGCGATGTGATTGCCCAGGTTGCCGATGTCAGCCGCGCGCAGGTGGCCGGTGCCATCGCCCAGGCCGATGTTGCCCAAAAGGAATGGGCCAAATGGACCGGCAAAGAGCGCGCAGCTGTGCTGCGCCGATGGTTTGATCTGATGATGGCCAATCAAGAAGATCTGGCCGTGATCCTGACCGCGGAAATGGGCAAACCCCTGGCCGAAGCCCGGGGTGAGATCGCCTATGGCGCCTCCTTCATCGAATTTTTTGCCGAAGAAGCCAAACGCATCTATGGCGAAACTATTCCCGGCCACCAGCGTGACAAGCGCATCACCGTGCTGAAACAGCCTATCGGTGTCGCCGCCTCCATTACGCCCTGGAACTTTCCCAATGCAATGATCACCCGCAAGGCCGGCCCGGCGCTGGCGGCAGGCTGCGCCTTTGTCGCCCGCCCGGCAGAGCTCACACCGCTCTCGGCCACTGCGCTGGCTGTTTTGGCAGATCGCGCGGGCATTCCTGCCGGGGTGTTCAGCGTTGTGCCCTCCTCCAATGCCTCGGAAATCGGCAAGGAGTTCTGCGACAACAACACGGTGCGCAAACTGACCTTTACTGGTTCCACCCAGGTGGGGCGCATCCTGATGCGCCAAGCTGCTGACACGGTGACAAAATGCTCGATGGAGCTGGGCGGCAACGCGCCTTTCATCGTCTTTGACGACGCCGATCTGGATGCCGCCGTAGAAGGCGCAATCCTGTGCAAGTTCCGCAACAATGGTCAGACCTGTGTCTGCGCCAACCGGATCTATGTGCAGGCCGGGGTCTATGACGCATTTGCAGCCAAGCTGAAAGAAGCCGTTGCCAAAATGAAGGTCGGCGATGGCCTGGAAGACGGCACCGTATTTGGCCCGCTGATCAACGCCAAAGCCATCACCAAAGTCCAGGACCACATTGCGGACGCCACTGCCAAAGGGGCCAAGGTCATTCTGGGCGGCACCCCGTCCGAGCTGGGCGGAACCTTCTTTCCACCCACGATTGTCACTGGCGCCACCCGCGAGATGGCATTTGCCACCGATGAGACCTTTGGCCCCTTGGCGCCTTTGTTCAAGTTCGAAAACGAAGACGAAGTGATCGAGATGGCCAATGACACCATCTTTGGTCTCGCCTCTTACTTCTACGCCAAAGACCTGAGCCGCGTTTACAAGGTCGCTGAAGCCCTGGAATATGGCATCGTCGGCGTCAACACGGGCCTCATTTCAACTGAAGTGGCGCCCTTTGGCGGCGTGAAACAATCCGGTCTGGGCCGCGAAGGCAGCCACCACGGCATCGAAGACTATCTGGAAATGAAATACATCTGCATGGCAGTCTGA
- a CDS encoding globin domain-containing protein, translating into MANWFYKDVNENNIYVPTVRGGQMEGKDVKEMQSSFSKVYARKAQLTDRFYLHLFALLPEVETLFGGDFSKQKEMFAAMLTYCLKGVVNNQSLTLAGESLARTHGRYCLGPRETEIAGRAMMAALEDVLGPDLTPEQRVVWEQAIASVMQLLQPEPQSNSVPHS; encoded by the coding sequence TTGGCCAACTGGTTCTATAAAGATGTGAATGAGAATAATATTTATGTTCCTACTGTAAGGGGTGGCCAAATGGAGGGGAAGGACGTCAAAGAGATGCAGTCCAGTTTTTCCAAGGTTTACGCAAGAAAAGCTCAGCTGACGGACCGTTTCTATCTCCACCTTTTTGCTTTGTTACCCGAGGTGGAAACCCTATTTGGTGGTGACTTCTCCAAACAGAAGGAAATGTTTGCTGCCATGTTGACCTATTGCCTCAAAGGCGTGGTCAACAATCAGAGCCTGACCCTTGCCGGCGAAAGCCTGGCACGGACACATGGGCGCTACTGCCTTGGCCCCCGGGAAACGGAAATTGCCGGTAGGGCTATGATGGCGGCTTTGGAGGATGTTCTGGGCCCCGATCTCACACCAGAGCAGCGCGTTGTCTGGGAACAGGCCATTGCGAGTGTCATGCAGCTGCTTCAGCCAGAGCCCCAATCCAATTCGGTACCCCACTCCTGA